In one window of Helianthus annuus cultivar XRQ/B chromosome 17, HanXRQr2.0-SUNRISE, whole genome shotgun sequence DNA:
- the LOC118479356 gene encoding uncharacterized protein LOC118479356, producing the protein MNLGISDFQSQSADEVKDCLATGSVNTTPVSNMDNTVSPVVLADMDTPTTIANKDDVKRNLVEVYDEEEHCLMSETKVHKSSEMEHVNSDEKKKLLIPKLEK; encoded by the exons ATGAATCTTGGTATTTCTGATTTTCAGAGTCAATCAGCCGATGAAGTTAAG GATTGTCTTGCAACTGGATCTGTAAACACAACTCCTGTTTCTAACATGGACAACACTGTCTCACCCGTTGTTTTGGCTGACATGGACACTCCTACTACAATTGCTAATAAAGATGATGTCAAGCGTAACTTAGTAGAAGTCTATGATGAGGAAGAGCATTGCTTGATGTCAGAAACAAAGGTGCATAAATCAAGTGAAATGGAACATGTCAACAGTGATGAGAAGAAGAAGTTGCTGATTCCAAAGCTCGAGAAATAA